The Methylomusa anaerophila genome has a segment encoding these proteins:
- a CDS encoding glycosyltransferase family 2 protein: MNYIFDYIMVPIQLIIVFFTLYYFILSLFGIFKFKEKKILTPRNTFAIIVAAHNEEQVIGQLIENLHVLNYPRELYDVYVIADNCKDQTAQIARSAGALVYERFNTEFKGKGYALEWMFEKLFQSKRQYEAVVIFDADNLVDPNFLLEMNSRLCKGERVIQGYLDAKNPNDTWISATFALSFWVVNHIWHLAKYNIGLSSVLGGTGMCIATDVLKEYGWGATCLTEDMEFTMKVLLKGIRTTWAHDAIVYDEKPLTFRQSWNQRKRWAQGHFDVAGRYIPRLLVEGFKRRDIRILDGVLHLLQPHFLLLSTTFLLFSYLYHIAPFYTNILYMILPVEVWTIIAIGQYIFPVIVLFKIRAHWKSWFYMLFYPLFVYSWIPITFFGFLHRNNRVWSHTQHTRGLSYQDILLSNSDEFSKENPF, translated from the coding sequence ATGAACTATATTTTTGACTACATAATGGTTCCAATACAACTTATAATCGTATTTTTTACATTATATTATTTTATTCTATCCTTATTTGGCATATTTAAATTTAAAGAGAAAAAGATCCTAACCCCTAGGAATACTTTTGCTATCATTGTTGCTGCTCATAATGAGGAACAGGTAATTGGTCAATTGATCGAAAATCTGCATGTTTTAAATTATCCCCGCGAGTTATATGATGTTTACGTGATAGCAGATAACTGTAAGGACCAGACAGCGCAGATTGCCCGTTCGGCTGGCGCATTAGTCTACGAGCGTTTCAACACCGAGTTCAAAGGTAAAGGTTATGCATTGGAGTGGATGTTTGAAAAACTTTTCCAATCGAAACGCCAGTACGAGGCTGTTGTTATTTTTGATGCCGATAATCTCGTTGATCCTAACTTTTTGCTGGAAATGAATAGCCGTCTATGTAAAGGGGAAAGAGTAATTCAAGGTTACCTGGATGCGAAAAATCCAAATGACACCTGGATTTCCGCAACTTTCGCGCTTTCATTTTGGGTAGTTAACCATATCTGGCATTTAGCAAAATATAATATAGGTTTATCCAGTGTACTTGGTGGTACAGGTATGTGTATCGCCACGGATGTTTTGAAAGAATACGGTTGGGGTGCAACTTGCCTTACTGAAGATATGGAATTCACCATGAAAGTGCTTCTCAAAGGAATAAGAACAACCTGGGCTCATGATGCCATTGTTTATGACGAGAAACCGCTGACATTTCGGCAGTCTTGGAATCAGCGTAAACGGTGGGCCCAAGGTCATTTCGATGTTGCGGGACGTTATATTCCCCGCCTTTTGGTTGAAGGATTCAAACGGCGTGATATCCGAATTTTAGACGGTGTTCTTCACCTGCTGCAACCGCATTTTCTGCTTCTGTCCACTACATTTTTGCTATTTAGTTACTTGTACCATATCGCACCTTTTTACACTAATATTTTGTATATGATATTGCCGGTCGAGGTTTGGACTATTATCGCCATTGGGCAGTATATTTTTCCTGTCATTGTTTTATTCAAAATACGTGCCCATTGGAAATCCTGGTTTTATATGCTGTTTTATCCCTTATTTGTTTATAGCTGGATACCAATAACCTTTTTTGGATTTTTGCACCGGAACAACAGGGTCTGGAGCCATACACAACATACTCGCGGTCTCAGCTACCAGGACATTTTGTTAAGCAATTCTGATGAATTCTCTAAGGAAAATCCCTTCTAA
- the queD gene encoding 6-carboxytetrahydropterin synthase QueD, which translates to MYELTIIAEFEAAHRLPEYPGKCCRLHGHNWKVEVTIAGTKLNKQGMVIDFREFKSAVGKVIDQLDHYYLNELEAFQEVYPTAENIAKYIYDKLNDHPSFTDASDLNVRCITVWESPRSAVKYCPGE; encoded by the coding sequence ATGTATGAATTGACAATAATAGCAGAATTTGAGGCTGCTCATCGTCTTCCTGAATATCCGGGTAAATGCTGCCGCTTGCATGGCCATAACTGGAAAGTTGAAGTTACCATTGCAGGTACGAAACTAAATAAACAAGGTATGGTAATAGATTTCCGGGAATTTAAATCAGCGGTAGGTAAAGTAATTGATCAATTGGACCATTATTACCTTAACGAGCTTGAGGCTTTCCAAGAAGTGTATCCAACCGCCGAAAACATCGCCAAATATATTTATGATAAATTAAATGACCATCCTTCCTTCACCGATGCCAGTGATTTAAACGTTCGCTGCATAACCGTGTGGGAATCGCCCCGTTCCGCCGTGAAATATTGCCCTGGAGAATAA
- the pssA gene encoding CDP-diacylglycerol--serine O-phosphatidyltransferase gives MRNIIPNMLTAFNLILGVFAIIASFHNNFFYAALLIVAAMVADGLDGRVARHFQASSDFGKELDSLCDLVSFGVAPAVLAYVFMLKDFGLAGWIIVALFATCGALRLARFNVDATKIKGYFMGLPIPAAGCVVATFVMLDIKPSGWLFPVMITLFGYLMISTVKYPDFKGKGEKLRFVPATITLVVAGYILYLIPQSILFVSFFAYALFGILNTLFSLFD, from the coding sequence GTGAGAAATATTATTCCTAACATGCTGACTGCATTTAACTTAATATTAGGTGTTTTTGCGATTATTGCTTCTTTCCATAATAATTTTTTTTATGCGGCGCTGCTGATAGTTGCCGCTATGGTAGCTGATGGGTTGGATGGCAGAGTTGCGCGACACTTCCAGGCTAGCAGCGATTTCGGCAAAGAATTGGATTCTTTATGTGATTTGGTTTCTTTCGGCGTAGCACCCGCTGTACTTGCTTATGTTTTTATGCTAAAGGACTTTGGACTGGCAGGCTGGATTATTGTTGCTCTTTTTGCGACTTGCGGCGCTTTACGCTTGGCTCGCTTCAATGTCGATGCTACAAAAATCAAAGGTTATTTTATGGGCTTGCCTATTCCAGCTGCCGGTTGCGTTGTAGCTACTTTTGTAATGCTTGATATTAAACCATCCGGGTGGTTATTCCCAGTTATGATTACGCTGTTTGGATATTTGATGATAAGTACTGTAAAATACCCGGATTTTAAGGGAAAAGGTGAAAAACTTAGATTCGTTCCTGCTACCATAACTTTAGTTGTCGCAGGCTACATCCTTTATTTGATTCCCCAGAGTATATTATTTGTTTCCTTTTTTGCTTATGCCTTATTTGGAATTTTGAATACACTGTTTTCCTTGTTTGACTAA